In a genomic window of Streptosporangiales bacterium:
- a CDS encoding shikimate dehydrogenase — MSGDLAMAFVGVSTGQSSIRRVYPAWARILGLPTERLVGHDVPLGARDEEYRELVKWLRDDETCAGALVTTHKVGVYQAAADLFDDLDTFASLCGEISSVSKRDGRLVGHAKDPLTVGLSLEEIVPQNHFAGTGGHVLCLGTGGAGIALAWYLAQRADRPERIVCTARRTKRLDDLRGVMRRGGLDAGRICPELVDGPADRLLKGLPPHSLVVNATGLGKDRPGSPLGDGAAFPERGIAWDFNYRGSLEFLHQARAQQVERSLTVVDGWRYFVHGWSQVIAEVFDLSLTPAQVEDLAVAAEEVR; from the coding sequence ATGAGCGGTGACCTCGCGATGGCGTTCGTCGGCGTCAGCACCGGGCAGTCCTCGATCAGGCGGGTGTACCCGGCGTGGGCGCGGATCCTCGGCCTGCCGACCGAGCGGCTGGTGGGACACGACGTGCCGTTGGGTGCGCGGGACGAGGAGTACCGCGAGCTGGTGAAATGGCTGCGCGACGACGAGACGTGCGCCGGTGCGCTCGTCACCACACACAAGGTCGGCGTGTACCAGGCTGCCGCGGACCTCTTCGACGACCTCGACACGTTCGCGTCGCTATGCGGCGAGATCTCGTCGGTGTCCAAGCGCGACGGCAGGCTCGTCGGCCACGCCAAGGACCCGTTGACGGTCGGCCTGTCGCTGGAGGAGATCGTCCCGCAGAACCATTTCGCCGGGACCGGCGGTCACGTGCTCTGCCTCGGCACCGGAGGCGCGGGCATCGCGCTCGCCTGGTACCTGGCGCAGCGCGCCGACCGGCCCGAGCGGATCGTCTGCACCGCGCGGCGGACGAAGCGGCTCGACGACCTCAGGGGGGTGATGCGCCGCGGCGGCCTCGATGCCGGCCGGATCTGCCCGGAGCTGGTCGACGGTCCCGCGGACCGGCTGCTGAAGGGCCTGCCGCCGCACAGCCTCGTGGTCAACGCCACCGGGCTGGGCAAGGACCGGCCGGGGTCGCCGCTGGGTGACGGGGCCGCCTTCCCCGAGCGCGGCATCGCGTGGGACTTCAACTACCGCGGCAGCCTGGAGTTCCTCCACCAGGCGCGGGCGCAGCAGGTCGAGCGTTCGCTCACCGTGGTGGACGGCTGGCGCTACTTCGTGCACGGCTGGTCGCAGGTGATCGCCGAGGTGTTCGACCTGTCCCTCACGCCGGCGCAGGTGGAGGATCTCGCGGTGGCGGCCGAGGAGGTCCGGTGA
- a CDS encoding hydroxyacid dehydrogenase, with the protein MTDPAETAGTAGTVLVTSRSFGTGRVDVAGHLDAAGLRPVRGSVVHDLAELRPLLADAVGWIAGTAAVTGEHLDAAPRLRVVARYGVGVDAVDVAAASRRGVVVTNTPAANTTAVADLTLALALAVLRNVVEASGAVRAGDWSVRRGRELGALTVGLVGLGRIGLAVAARLRGFGCTVVGHDPYADADVGRTVGVEPVALRDLLMTADLVSLHCPGGTVRIDDGALARVRPGAVLVNTARADLVDETAVARALRDGRLGGYGADMVAGEAGSDSPVLAPDLADRVVVTPHLGAQTVDAVDRMGAGAVRAVVDVLAGRTPESAVVSTGAVR; encoded by the coding sequence GTGACCGATCCCGCCGAGACCGCCGGTACCGCCGGCACCGTGCTCGTCACGTCGCGCTCGTTCGGCACCGGACGGGTGGACGTGGCGGGACACCTCGACGCCGCCGGGCTGCGGCCGGTCCGCGGCTCGGTCGTGCACGATCTGGCGGAGTTGCGGCCGCTGCTGGCCGACGCCGTCGGCTGGATCGCGGGCACCGCGGCGGTGACCGGCGAGCACCTGGACGCGGCCCCGCGGCTGCGCGTGGTGGCCCGCTACGGCGTGGGCGTCGACGCGGTGGACGTCGCGGCGGCGTCGCGGCGGGGCGTCGTCGTGACCAACACGCCGGCGGCGAACACCACGGCGGTCGCCGACCTCACCCTTGCGCTCGCGCTGGCGGTGCTGCGCAACGTGGTCGAGGCGTCGGGTGCGGTGCGCGCGGGGGACTGGTCGGTGCGTCGCGGGCGCGAGCTCGGCGCGCTGACCGTCGGTCTCGTCGGGCTCGGGCGGATCGGGCTGGCGGTGGCCGCGCGGCTGCGCGGGTTCGGCTGCACCGTGGTCGGACACGATCCGTACGCCGACGCGGACGTCGGCAGGACGGTGGGTGTGGAGCCGGTGGCGCTGCGCGACCTGCTCATGACCGCGGATCTGGTGAGCCTGCACTGTCCCGGCGGCACCGTGCGGATCGACGACGGCGCGCTCGCCCGCGTTCGGCCCGGCGCGGTGCTCGTCAACACCGCACGCGCCGACCTCGTGGACGAGACCGCCGTCGCCCGGGCGCTCCGCGACGGGCGGCTCGGCGGCTACGGCGCCGACATGGTGGCCGGCGAGGCCGGGTCCGACAGTCCGGTGCTCGCCCCCGACCTCGCCGATCGCGTCGTCGTCACCCCGCACCTCGGCGCGCAGACGGTCGACGCGGTGGACCGGATGGGCGCCGGTGCCGTGCGTGCCGTCGTCGACGTGCTGGCCGGGCGTACGCCCGAGTCGGCCGTCGTGTCGACGGGAGCAGTGCGATGA
- a CDS encoding cupin domain-containing protein codes for MPAFATVPVDPFRITLDADRGLVTPAGPVATRRMSDLAGLFADRGAWERAVADGDPVVYEVASSPVPEEAGEVAQSITTIQPGDVAGELYLTKGHQHPNPRGEIYLALAGRGGLLLFDGERTEWIELAVGEIGYIPPRWAHRSVNVGDEPYRFLAVYPGDSGHDYQWVLDHGMGRRVVRGGSGVDLVPFAPTS; via the coding sequence GTGCCCGCCTTCGCCACCGTCCCGGTCGACCCGTTCCGGATCACCCTCGACGCCGACCGCGGGCTCGTCACGCCGGCCGGGCCCGTGGCCACGCGGCGGATGTCGGACCTCGCCGGGCTGTTCGCCGACCGGGGGGCGTGGGAGCGTGCGGTGGCCGACGGCGACCCGGTGGTCTACGAGGTCGCCTCGTCGCCGGTGCCCGAGGAGGCGGGCGAGGTGGCGCAGTCGATCACGACGATCCAGCCGGGTGACGTCGCGGGCGAGCTGTACCTGACGAAGGGGCACCAGCACCCCAACCCCCGCGGCGAGATCTACCTGGCGCTCGCCGGCCGCGGCGGTCTGCTGCTCTTCGACGGCGAGCGGACCGAGTGGATCGAGCTGGCGGTCGGCGAGATCGGGTACATCCCGCCGCGCTGGGCGCACCGCAGTGTGAACGTCGGCGACGAGCCGTACCGGTTCCTCGCGGTGTACCCGGGCGACTCCGGTCACGACTACCAGTGGGTCCTCGACCACGGGATGGGTCGCCGCGTCGTCCGCGGCGGGTCCGGCGTCGACCTCGTGCCGTTCGCGCCGACGTCCTGA
- a CDS encoding UTRA domain-containing protein, with product MDRDSRLPFYAQLKQLLVDQLEHTWKAGERLPGEVTLCERYGVSRTVVRQALDELQAEGRIVKRKGQGTFASGGKVDETLFQSLTGLHEDVTARGGTLVSEVLRFEFTPATSEIAAELEIADGSPVVYLERLRHANGEPWVLTRTYLPHDLAPGLLEEDFTRQSLYAVLEDRYGVRLDHGRRLVEAVPASVAVAEALGLQEHDPVLLLHSTSWDASGRPVEYFLAYHRGDRSRFQVHLRRRSRPAPDKVPGMLLTENGGS from the coding sequence ATCGACAGAGACTCGCGGCTGCCGTTCTACGCGCAGTTGAAGCAGCTGCTCGTCGACCAGCTCGAGCACACCTGGAAGGCCGGTGAGCGGCTGCCGGGCGAGGTCACGCTGTGCGAGCGCTATGGCGTCTCGCGCACGGTGGTCCGGCAGGCCCTCGACGAGCTGCAGGCGGAGGGACGGATCGTCAAGCGGAAGGGTCAGGGCACGTTCGCGTCCGGGGGCAAGGTCGACGAGACGCTCTTCCAGTCGCTGACCGGCCTGCACGAGGACGTCACCGCGCGGGGCGGCACGCTGGTCAGCGAGGTGCTGCGCTTCGAGTTCACGCCGGCCACGAGCGAGATCGCCGCCGAGCTCGAGATCGCCGACGGCAGCCCGGTGGTCTACCTGGAACGGTTGCGCCACGCGAACGGCGAGCCGTGGGTGCTGACCCGCACATACCTCCCGCACGACCTCGCCCCCGGGCTGCTCGAGGAGGACTTCACCCGGCAGTCGCTGTACGCCGTGCTCGAGGACAGGTACGGCGTCCGGCTCGACCACGGCCGGCGGCTCGTCGAGGCCGTCCCCGCGAGTGTCGCGGTCGCCGAGGCGCTCGGCCTGCAGGAGCACGACCCCGTCCTGCTGTTGCACAGCACGTCGTGGGACGCGTCCGGCCGGCCGGTCGAGTACTTCCTCGCCTACCACCGCGGCGACCGCAGCAGGTTCCAGGTGCACCTGCGGCGCCGCTCCCGCCCGGCGCCGGACAAGGTGCCGGGGATGCTGCTGACGGAGAACGGCGGCTCCTAG